The genomic segment CAGCTTTTTTATTATAACCACCAGCGGAAAGTAGAACCCCTCCATTAAATACTCTATGAAAGTCATGATTGTAACCTATGCTGAAAAAGGACTTTGTTGTAGAGCCAGGAAGATTCTGAAACCCCTGAATATAAGTAAAGAAGATGGTATTGGAATTATAAGTCTGATCATCTTTTTTGGATGTTCTTGGGGTTTTGATTTTTCCTTCAATCACAAGTCTCGTACTTAATGGTGTTTTATATGAACCACCTTTGGTTTTTATCGGATCAAAAATCTGGGCCAGTGTATCAGTGCTGTATTTCTGACTTCCGAAAAATCTGCTAATGATCAATCCTTCATATTTTACCTGCCCTGAGCGTTCATAGGTTGTAACTTCTTTATCGTATTTTACAGCTCCGATGTCTAATATGCTTGTGGTAAATTGAAGGTATTTATTGAGAAAAACAGTTAGACCTGCATCTGCTCCATAGCCTTTTCCATTAGAGTTCCAAAGATTGATATTATCAATTCCTGAAGTCTGTATCTTATAGTTAAAATCAAAATCTATAAAACGTCCTTCAGGATCTGTATACATTGACCCATTTGCAGGACGCATATATATGGAGCCAATACCAGCCAGATATTTTAACCGAACCCCGGCTCTTATTCCAAATCCATCTTCTTTTCCGATAACTGGAATAGCAGCACCAACTGCATACTCTCTCAGGTAGTTCACATTTAAACTAGCAGGCCCCAGGTCCACACGTTGTCCGGCAAATTGCTTGTTCCCTTTTAAAGCAAGCTTCAAAAAGTTCTCACCAAATAAAAAACTTGTACCAGATCTTTCATTTACCCCCAGAGAAAACGCCAACTTTTTTTCGGATTTAGTCTTAAATTGGACTGCCACTCCCAATAACTGAAAATCTAGCCCTGCCCCAAAAAGGTTTTCCTTATTCAGTTTCGATAAAATTTTATTGACATCCTGATTCTGTATTAATCCTTTTTGATAAATTTCTTTGGCTGTCTTATAATCAAAAGTTGTATTGCCCATCCAGATATAACTATTGATGCCAATCTGTGCATGCTTGTTTCCTAGATCCAACTCGGATGGAGAATATTTGGAAGCATTCAGGTCATTGTAGTTGCAATACCTCGTGCCCATATTATTTTGAGCTGAAGCAAATATTCCTGTTGAAAAAATGAACAGTGCTGTTAAAATATTTCTCATGAAAATTATTTTTTTATTGCAACGTCTAGATCCCCAGTGAGCTGAAATTTCAAAAGATTATCCTTGTTGATGGTTACATCAGGAGGATTGGCAGCATTGAATCTAATTCGAAGGAATTCTGCGTTGATTATTTTATTGGCTTTAGCTTCGTTGAGTTCGGTCGTTATTTTGGTTTCTTTCGGTGTTACAGTTACACCATTTGCGATCTCAGGTTCCTGAATAGTTGGATCGGTGTTGAACAGGGAGTCCAGGACTGTATAAGAGCCATCGAGGAAGTACAACTGAAGACTGAATTTTAAAGGCATGCCATTGTTGGCAAAAGTATATAACTTTCCGGAAAGGGATTGAGCATTGATATCTGTTCCCTTTAGGTTTAAATCTACCGTTTCTTCTACATTGAATGTATTGCCCTGCGACAAAGTGATCGATTTGAACTTCAATTTATCAATGTAGACTTCTATTTTAAATTCTTTGGAAGGGTCAAGATCTTCTGAGTTTGTGCTTTTTTGGGTTGCAAAGTTGAGAATCTGCAGATCCAACTCCGGAAGTAATATTTTATTATTCAGATTGAGAGCAGGCATTTTGTAAACACCTCCATTACCAGGAAGCCCCAAAGGTAGTTCATGGTTTACAAGAGGATCATCAAGAGGGTCACCACTCTGGCTTATTTTAACAATAACCCCTGGTTTTACATCAAAGGGAAGGTTGTTGGTAAGTACAAAATAAATCTCTCCTGATTCTACCTCGGCAGATTTAAAAGTCTCTGTCAAATCAAGGTGGTTAGGAGGAAGACTTAAAGGGCCGATTTCAGGTACATCTTTTATTTTTATCGGTTCTTTCTGAGTAATCCCAAAGTCTTTTTCCAGACTGAAAGCGTTTACATATGCAAAACTGTCTATGTCCGGAACTTCATTTATACTGAGATCCTCTTTAACCAATGGTCCCAAAATCTGGGCATTCCAATCTGGTTCCAGGTCATGGTCTTGTTTAAGATTGCAGGAAAAGAGAAATAAAAGAATAATAAACAAAAAGCGTTCTGATTTCATTGAGTTAAAAAAAGTCACATATTGGTTAAAGATAGTCAATTTCATTGAATGATAAAATTTGTCCGATTTAGTTCATTAACGTTCAAAAACTTTAACGGTTGGCAAAGTTTTATTAATATAGCAGTGTATTAATAGTTAGGGTATTTAATTTATAGAAAATGAATTATAGAAGTATTGCAGGGATATTGGTAGTCTTTGCTTGTCTTTTTTCCTGCTCAGAAGATAAATCTCAGAAGGAGGAACAAGTGAGCGAACAGTCAGCAGACACAGATACAATTGTATCTGGTATTGATACGCTGAGAACAGAAATGATAAAAATCCTTAAAGCAGACAGCGGAGTATTCAGAGGAGTAACTTTTGGTATGACCAAAGAGGAGGTCAGTGCTTTAGAATCGGATACCCAAAGAGATTCAACGGAAAAGACTTATCTTGACTATCTTTTTGAGGTCAATGAACTTGAAGAGGCTGAAGTCTCCTATTTTTACGGCAAAGATTTGAAGATAAATAAGATACAGCTTAATGTGTATCCGGAAGACCAGCAGTCACAGGCTCAATACTTTGACGAATTAAAAGTTTTTTTAACTCAGAGAAATGGTGAACCCAAAACTGTTACCAATAAAAATGCAATATGGCAGACACCTGAAGTTTTAATAACTATGAAAAAATTAGGAAATGAAAAAGTACACGATATTCAGGTCGATTTTGTTCCTGCGCCGATCTCAACTCCCACTGCAGCAATAAAATAATCAATAAGCTTTTTGTCAGGCAAAGGACTTATTCTTTGCCTATTTTTCATCTTTTTCTTTCCATTTTTTCGGGATTATGTCAGAATGGCATATTGTCAGTTCGGAATTCCTGTTGGCATAACCATTGTTATAGGAAGAAGCAACAGAGAAAATTAACAACCTTTTAAAATATTTATTTATGGGAAAAATTATTGGTATAGACTTAGGTACAACGAACTCCTGCGTGTCTGTTATGGAGGGAAATGAACCGGTTGTAATTGCCAACAGCGAAGGTAGGAGAACAACTCCATCTATTGTTGCTTTCCTTGACAATGGGGAAAGAAAAGTCGGAGATCCTGCAAAGCGTCAGGCGATTATCAATCCGAGGAATACCATTATGTCTATCAAAAGATTCATGGGTAAGAAATATTCTGAAGTAACTAAAGAAGCTTCAAATGTTACTTATACTGTTGAAAAAGGACCTAATGATACTCCAAGAGTAAAAATAGGAGACAGACATTATACTCCTCAGGAGCTTTCAGCGATGATCCTTCAGAAAATGAAAACTACGGCAGAAGATTATCTGGGTCAGGAAGTTAAAGAAGCCGTAATTACTGTACCAGCATATTTTAACGATGCAGAAAGACAGGCAACTAAAGAAGCAGGTCAGATTGCTGGTCTTGAAGTAAAACGTATCATCAACGAACCTACAGCAGCAGCACTTGCCTATGGCCTTGATAAAAAACATCAGGATATGGTTATCGCAGTATTTGACCTTGGGGGCGGTACTTTCGATATCTCCATTCTTGAATTAGGTGATGGCGTATTTGAAGTAAAATCTACTAACGGTGATACACACCTTGGTGGTGATGACTTCGACCAGGTGATCATAGATTGGTTGGCAGAAGAATTTAAAAAAGACGAAGGCTTGGATCTTAGAAAAGACCCAATGGCGCTTCAAAGATTAAAGGAAGCAGCAGAGAAAGCTAAAGTTGAACTTTCAAGCTCTACTTCTACTGAAATCAACTTGCCTTACATTATGCCAGTTGACGGTGTTCCTAAACACCTTGTTAGACAATTAACAAGAGCAAAATTTGAGCAGCTTGCAGATTCTCTTATTAAGAGAACTTTAGAGCCTTGCAAAAAAGCGCTTAAAGATGCTGGTCTTTCAGTAGATAAAATTAATGAAGTAATCCTAGTAGGAGGTTCTACCAGAATTCCTAGAATTCAGGAAGAAGTTGAAAAATTCTTCGGAAAGAAACCTTCTAAAGGAGTTAACCCGGATGAGGTGGTTGCAGTAGGTGCAGCAATTCAAGGTGGTGTATTGACAGGTGAAGTAAAAGACGTTCTTCTTCTTGATGTTACTCCTCTTTCTCTTGGTATAGAGACAATGGGAGGTGTGTTCACTAAACTGATAGAGGCAAACACTACAATTCCGTCAAAGAAATCCGAAGTATTCTCTACAGCTTCAGACAGTCAGCCTTCTGTAGAAATACACGTATTGCAGGGTGAAAGGCCAATGTCAAGAGACAACAGAACCATCGGACGTTTCCATCTTGACGGAATACCACCAGCGCCAAGAGGAGTTCCTCAAATTGAAGTAACATTCGATATCGATGCAAATGGTATTCTTCACGTATCTGCTAAGGATAGAGGCACAGGCAAAGAGCAAAAGATCAGAATTGAAGCTTCTTCAGGTTTAACAGATGCTGAGATAGAAAAGATGAAAGCCGAGGCTAAAGCAAACGAAGAAGCAGATAAGAAAGAAAAAGAAAGCGCAGAGAAAATCAATGCTGCTGATTCATTGATCTTCCAGACTGAGAAACAACTGAAAGATTATGGAGATAAGCTTTCTGCAGGAAATAAATCTGCTATAGAAAGTGCCCTTGCAGAGCTTAAAACAGCTCATGGATCAAGAAATGTAGAGGCAATAGATACTGCCCTTGCATCATTGAATAAAGCATGGGAAGCTGCTTCTCAGGAAATGTACAGTGCAACTCAGGGAGCTGGTCCTGAAGCTGGTGGCAGTGCTGCCGGACAAGGCCCGACTGATACAGGAGGAGTTACTGATGTAGATTACGAAGAAGTTGATTCTAACAAGAATAAGTAATAAGTAGTAAGTGATAAATTCTTAAGTTTTAACAATGAAGCCCTGGAGTTTTACTCCGGGGCTTTTTTTGTGGAACTACAATTGAAAATGTATTCTTAATAACTTATTAATTTCAGAATGAGACTTATTTTTTGCCTTATTGCAGTTACACTTTTTTCGTGTACAGAAAATGTTTCGGAAAAGTCAGATGGCAATATTGAAAATGATTCTGTTAGAAAGGACTCTGTTTCTCTAAAAAAAATATCTCTGGACTCCTTAACAAGAAAGCCAGACCCTGTTCTACTTTTAATAGATAAAATTAATCATTGTGTTAAACAAATGGAAGATTTAAACTACTCAGAGGATGAAGATGGAAGTAAATGGACCTTTTATAAAAATTCATTAATGATCGATCTTGACCAATTGTTACATGGTAATTTATTAAATACAGAGCAATTGAAAACACTGGAAGCAGTTGTGTTTTCAGAGGATCAGCAGGCAGGAGTGTTAAATGTTTTTGAAAATAGCGGAGGGACTTTTCAATCGTACACAATTTGGATGTTTCATAAAACAAAAGATTCGGTTTATTATGATATTCTGTATAATGAATTACCTGTTGGTGGAGTTTATGGACTTGGAAAAAATCGTTATATAATTACAGGAGGAGGGAAGTCTTGTACTACATGTTATTCAGACTTTCTTAAGGAGGTTGAATTCAGACAAGATAGTTTTATAGTGAATAAAAAATTTGACATAAATTATAGAATGGGAGAAACAGTCACATTTGATTATGATCCCTTAAGTCGTTTATTCAGATATGAGTGTTGTCCAGAATCAGAAATGAAAGAGGACAATGCAGAATGTGAGGATATATGCGGAATTCAGTTTTATTATAACCTTTAAGGAACAGAAGTAGAACTAAGAAGTCCAGTATTTAAATTTTCAGGGTGAATAATCTTCGGAGCAAATCGAGGATTTTTTGCATTCTTAC from the Sporocytophaga myxococcoides genome contains:
- a CDS encoding DUF5723 family protein, which produces MRNILTALFIFSTGIFASAQNNMGTRYCNYNDLNASKYSPSELDLGNKHAQIGINSYIWMGNTTFDYKTAKEIYQKGLIQNQDVNKILSKLNKENLFGAGLDFQLLGVAVQFKTKSEKKLAFSLGVNERSGTSFLFGENFLKLALKGNKQFAGQRVDLGPASLNVNYLREYAVGAAIPVIGKEDGFGIRAGVRLKYLAGIGSIYMRPANGSMYTDPEGRFIDFDFNYKIQTSGIDNINLWNSNGKGYGADAGLTVFLNKYLQFTTSILDIGAVKYDKEVTTYERSGQVKYEGLIISRFFGSQKYSTDTLAQIFDPIKTKGGSYKTPLSTRLVIEGKIKTPRTSKKDDQTYNSNTIFFTYIQGFQNLPGSTTKSFFSIGYNHDFHRVFNGGVLLSAGGYNKKAVGAFFSFKIGQSFKWGFSSDNLTGFIFPQHGKGADFATNISVAF
- the dnaK gene encoding molecular chaperone DnaK — its product is MGKIIGIDLGTTNSCVSVMEGNEPVVIANSEGRRTTPSIVAFLDNGERKVGDPAKRQAIINPRNTIMSIKRFMGKKYSEVTKEASNVTYTVEKGPNDTPRVKIGDRHYTPQELSAMILQKMKTTAEDYLGQEVKEAVITVPAYFNDAERQATKEAGQIAGLEVKRIINEPTAAALAYGLDKKHQDMVIAVFDLGGGTFDISILELGDGVFEVKSTNGDTHLGGDDFDQVIIDWLAEEFKKDEGLDLRKDPMALQRLKEAAEKAKVELSSSTSTEINLPYIMPVDGVPKHLVRQLTRAKFEQLADSLIKRTLEPCKKALKDAGLSVDKINEVILVGGSTRIPRIQEEVEKFFGKKPSKGVNPDEVVAVGAAIQGGVLTGEVKDVLLLDVTPLSLGIETMGGVFTKLIEANTTIPSKKSEVFSTASDSQPSVEIHVLQGERPMSRDNRTIGRFHLDGIPPAPRGVPQIEVTFDIDANGILHVSAKDRGTGKEQKIRIEASSGLTDAEIEKMKAEAKANEEADKKEKESAEKINAADSLIFQTEKQLKDYGDKLSAGNKSAIESALAELKTAHGSRNVEAIDTALASLNKAWEAASQEMYSATQGAGPEAGGSAAGQGPTDTGGVTDVDYEEVDSNKNK